CCGCACTGCTGTAGCAATACTGATAAATCTGTCTCTTTTCTAAGAGCTAAATCACCCCTTTGTTTTCAGTGTTGCAGCACTGTTAATCTTGCATGAATAACCTGCTTATTGGATAAGGCTGGCGTTAATTATGTCTTTTAATTAGTGTGAACTAATCCTAAGAAGAGACAATTtgatgataaaataaacaagaTAAATTAGTGCCACATTTATTCTTTACAGTGTATTATCATTAGTTTATTTAGGTTCTATAATATAGTAAGGGAGAAGTACAGTATCAGCTAAGAGAAGTAGCAGCAATGATGCTAATTTAAATATTACATCTGTGGAAGGTGATTTTTCATATTGTACACAAATGCCTATTTTATCTGAAAATAAGTAAATGAGTTCTGATATCTCCAGCTATGTTCAGTACAGCTGCAGACTGCGTCAGAAATAATGCATGCATGATGCTTCCCTATCACACAGAGTAGCTATAATCACTGCCCTGCCTTATCGCTGCTTATGAATGAGGAAGAAAATGCTTGTTGTTGTGAGAAACCTaagtgaaggacatgcagaTGTGCTGATTGCTAAATGCTGAATAAACAAATAATGGAGAATAAACAAAAGCTCATTACTCACTGAGTGGCACGCCAGTGCAATAAAAGGACTTCTCATGGCAGTCGTCACAGAAACCATGTGGTCAATAACACCTTCGTCCTCCGGGTTGGTGACATTTGCGATGTTGAAGACGTTCCGCACGGTGTCTGACAGGCGCTTCAGACAGCCACGGGGCTCCTGGGCTTTGGCCACCAGGGAGGCCAGCGGAGGCCACTCTAGACTAGGAGACAAACGTTTGATATGAGTTCATTGCAGATGCACTGATGAAGCCACAGCATAGTAAAACAGCTGGTCAGGATTAGTTTTTTCTACAGTCAGCTGGTGAGACCGATGAAGTGACAAAACTACCACAATGAGTTAACAAAGTGTGGATAGTCAGTTACATTCATACGGCAAGAATGATGTAGACTAAAGTGCACTGTTGACCAGGGGCGCCGATTTATgtttctgctggtgggtgcTCGCCGTGCTTGCATGACTCCTTGCTATTTTGATGGACGCGTCTACACACCGTCCGTGCCAAAAAAATGATTATGATTCAAACGCACAGAGACATACAGCTTTACCTGTATTCTTCAGTGAACTGTTGTGGACGGGGTCGTTCCATCAGGCGTGTCATCACCCAGGCAGTTTCATAACGACCTGTGAACAAGGCCCACTCCCTGGCAGTCAGGTGGCGGCCAAAGTCCTTCGCATTCAGAGAAGCTCCTGTTAAGACACACAGATGTAGGAGAATCTGTGAAACCCATGCTTCACACCAGTAAATGGTGCCATTCCTAACATTTATGTTAAAGTCTAACAGCTTCTTTACCGGCCATCATGAGTGAGCGCACACATTCCACCCTGCCCTGCATGCAAGCTTTCATTAGAGCAGTGAAGCCGTGGCAGTTTCTTCTCTCTATGTCCAGCCCCGAGTAGTAGTTCAACAGATAGTTGGTGATTGTTATGTGGCCTTGAAAAACAGATTAACAGACAAAGATTATGCATTCGCACTTGTCCATAATATTGGACAGTAGAGACGACAACAATACGGATGGCCAGGCACCATCACTTCTGTTTTTGAATGTAGAGCTAGTGCAGTagtctgtgtgttcatctgtgtcAGCATTAGTGCCAAagagtccatgtgtgtgtgtgtactagcCTGTCAGcagtgtctttctgtgtctgtgataAAAACTTGTCAACGttcgtgcgtgtgtgtgtgtgttacctgcttgtgcagcagtgaTGAGAGGCGTGTTTCCCTCACTGTCCTGCCAGTTGACATCCAGAAACGGACACTGAGACAGCGCTATGACGACGTCCACGTAACCTTGGTAACATGCAACCAACAGCCCTGTCTGAGACAAAGAAGTGAAAGGACAGGAATTAGAGTTGAAGAAGTTAAAAGTAGAGAATCAGCAAAATGTTGAAGTAACAAAAAAGTGAAGGTGAAGCAAAACTACAGGCAAGTGCTGACATGTAGAGAGCtgtgtgcagaaaaatgtgatCAAAGCGGTGTCAATATAAACCTCTGTGATTCTTCCAGAGCTAATATCTCTGATTAAACAtgacagctgttgtgttttcactgagAAGTCAGTGGAAAAAGCTCTGATGTTGTTCTTTAGGTACTTTTGTGCGGCTGTGTTATTGCACCAGAAAAAGgtactcttgtgtgtgtgtgtgtgtgtgtggacaaatGTGTAAATGTTAGTCTGCGAGTGTGAATTTATGAGACCTTGAGACTGTGCAAGCCTGGAAAACTCCTATAAAAGTTGTGTACTTTCCGGAAGGTGCACACTACCTCAagccaaaacaaacaagacCAAAAACCACCAGAGCAAGAGGCAGCAGTTAGTTCTCAACTAACACATTACATGGCAgcatgttcatacatgtatacATGCAGTATTTTTATCAAAGTTTTGACTACATTTGCTACATTTGTAAATTTACACCAAGAAAGTTTGTATTCCTTAAGTGTGTGTActatatttttttccttctgacTAGAAACATGCACATAAAGGACCCCTGTGTTCACTCTATGCAATGTAAAGCAGCCATAGAGCGGGGAAATAGCTGAACGGTATCGTTAGGTCACAAACTCTGAAGTGTGTCCTGTGAAGCTGTAGTTCCACAGCGTAAAGCTGCTTGAGAGCACGTCTGTTCATTTAAAAGGCTGGCAGACCTTACTGAGGCTTTAAatgaatgcttttattttttgccGGGGCAGAAGTCAAACCCACTTCATgagaaaaaaacccacacatcAGCTGCACGCTCTGCTGAGCGTATTGTAAACAGTGAAGTCAGAACTCGTGGGTTAAACTATGTGATGACAACAATCATCTCTTTTTAGCACCATGTTAGCATTATATAAACAAACAGTTTTTCATCTTGTCGGATCATTTATTCTATGAAATTTCATCCAACATAAGATGATGAAGTGATCGATAAACTACCTCTGATTTGCGGAACATAAAGATGTAGAGGGTCTTTGTGCAGCGTGAACATTATGTCAATATTAAATCCAGAGTTCAGAATTTTCCTGCAGATCGTTAGAGTGTTTAGGAAAGTCGTCACAGCGTGTTCTGCCTTGACTACTCCTAGAGAAGATGTGAGTTATGAGTTTCTGTGACACGGTGTTCTCTCTACTTGATGCTTTGCATGTCTCAGCACGATGCGCTTTTAGTCTTAGTTTCCAAGTACACCGTGTTACTCCACCAAACTCTTCCTTGAAACTCTTGTATGAATATAATCTGAGTGAAAAGTGAGTGTGTTATATAACATTTTAGTATGTTAAAGGTTAAAGAGCTACATTAAGTCATTTATTTACATCACTCTGTATAATGTACACTTGGTGAGACTgctaaccaatcagagcaggctGGGCTTTTTGCAtagtaaacagacagacaggagctaATGTGAGCATAGACAGAGGGTGAAAAAGATGCTGCATAAATGTACAGTTTAAGataaatatgtgtatttttgAACATCATATCAAGACTAGCATTGTGTTTCGTAACATCTCAGAGGTGGTGGTAAGGTTAAGTATTTTGCATGTGTAAATCTGACCACAGTTCCTTATTGAATATAAACACtgcgtgtttgtttttttgcacagtCAGTTAAACTACGCCGCACACTGATTTACAGGACATGAGCGTTAGTCATGCTGTCATCCAGCTGGAGATGCAGTCACTTGAATGTTGTCAGCCCTGAGGGAAAAGCTGGACGAGGCTTGTGTGCAGTAAGTGCACGACTGTCTGGGAGAAGTTCACTTAAACTGGCGTGACTTGAGTTTGTTCTATCTGCTTAGACACTCTCATGTAGACCTCGTCTACTgtatgtctcacacacacatgcttggcATCCTTCCAGCCTTGCTGTGATGCACTATAGCAGCGTGCCCTGCAGCATGTCTTGAGCAATCTCATCCGTCTAATGACAGTATGTCCTGTTTTCCCTGTGAATCTTTccttccagcacacacacacacttaacttGGCAGTGCTGACAGTAAGTTGCGTGTGtagtaaaaaaacacacgcaCGTAATCATGTGCTACAAAATACCTAGAATCAAATAAAACTGATAAAAACAACATCATGCAGCTCATCAATCATAGAGAGGTGCCTCCAACGATGGAGTACAgtgtgtccagtgtgtgtgtgtgtgtgtgtgtgaagacactCTTTACACTGGAGTGTACAAGTTAATGCAGATGTGCAGTGCTTGACCTttcatacatatatgtatacatatatatattctcCTGAATGTCAACACTGAAAGATGTTTTGCTGACTTGGCATGAATCAGATGTGATCTAGGAAGATGGTATTAGACTTAAAGTGCAAAGTTCTTCTTATAATGCTATAATATCAGATGTTCATGTTCATGTAACAAGTTGAAGGTTAAAGTAACCCCTCTGATCCAAAGGCTTTGGCTTCAGTCAGCTCTACATTTTCAACAGTTTTTTATACTTTTCACGATGAGCTGTCACCAGCTTGTCACAGATTTTTTAATATGGTCATCTGCTACAGTGACAGCACACCCACCGAGTACAGGCAGCACATCTCACAAGCCCTGGAAACTGGAAACTGGGCAATTAAGAGCTAGGAGTGGGATTTTAGGgatgaagagaaaacagaagCTGAAATGCTTGTTTGATGAGGTGAAGAGCAGCAGTAAGTGGTCAGTATAAGATCAATCATTTATAATTGAAAAGCAAGCAACTAACAAACGGTGATGgagttttagaaaaaaaatagagcTTGAAATGagcttaatattttaatactttttactGTAAGTAAAACTTTTTATATCTATACtgtgttttatattttctgtttaaatatattttgtacTGCAATACTTtattttactgatttttttgtattctgTATTTTATggtaataatatatatttatagtaatactgcatttttaaaacagtACAAGTTACTTAAATACCTAAatctttacttttgtttttgaatACATTTTGACCTTCAAACTAGCAGCTTGTTTGCCATAATGATAATAACCTCCTACATTACAGGGCTTGGACTCttattaacattttattattatgtaatcaATTCAGCGGCCTTGTCATAATAAACTAATGCACATCATTTTTCAGCAAAACAGAATTCTAATTCAATTTGAGTAAAATGTGCACTTTTATTCAAGGTCAGTGggttataataaaaacaaatacacacaaacttTGGTCTGGACTCATACAgacacaaaggcacacacacacacacacacacacacacacacacacacacacactaagtaaTCTGGGGAATATCCAGAGCTAGGAATAGAACAGCTTAGCCTTATCAGTCAGAAAGACAcaaaggggggagggagagacgTAACTGTATCTACAGTTTTGTAGAAACTAACTACAAAAAAACTAGCTACAGAGAGGATGACACAACACCCCAGTGTAACCCTTAAAATTCCTTGACATCCATTAAATACATGTCTCCAggcctgttaaaaaaaaagttcatccTTACATGAGAGAGGcccagaggctgctgcaggttCCGCTTTTACCAgcttgctttttgtttccaaaaTAACAccgttttttttacatttttcaaatTAAGAACTGAAGTCAAAATCCCACCTGCATGCACTGTTACATTCACTGTGCACACgcatgcatgcaaacacactctGGGTCACCCTCAATCACGTACTGTATATGAGAAGCTGGGATGGCACAGGCACGCTCTGCCACGTTTCTGTCAATAGCCTCCCTGTTGaatgtctctgtctgcagcgcaGCGTTCACATGGCTGTATCAAATCAAATGCGTATGACTGTCGCTTTGATTTTTCCACTCATCTGTATTTGCTAGCAGCATCATGCCTGCTACCATCTGCGGTGCCAAATTTCTGTCTCTACCCGCCTCTGCCTCATTGAGTCTATCTGTCTGTGGGCCTGTTGGTCGATGCGTGTGTCGGTCAGTTGTTCTCTCTGTTTGTCGGGACATGCTGTGGCAGCGTACTGTTGCTACCCTGGTTTGTCATCTGATCTGAACATATCTGGAAAATTTGATTGTGTTTAAAGGAGGCGACtttgtgcagagagagagaggtaacaGTCAGGCTTTGTGGCCTGATTTAAGCTGAttggattctgtgtgtgtttgtgtgtgcatctatTGAGTTTTCATGTGAGCATGACAACTTATCAGATTGGgggaacacacactgtgctaaaCAGGGTCAGATGTGCCTGAGGACATTGATATTTTAGTTTGATACATGACATTAACACAGAAATCCTAACTATGGAAGAGCAAGCCTGGTGCTTATTGACTGACACTCATCGTTCAGAACACCAATTCCATCCACCACAGGAAAAACATAGGCACTCTGACAGTGACTGTAAATATAATTACCACGCTTTGATCATATACTTGGGGAATTAAATACACACGCTTGCCTGTGACCTATATAATGGCTTGTTATTACAGGCTGTGTTAAGTTGAAACATGGACTCCTGTCTTCTGAGTGCAATGGAGGCAGACTGTCTGTTTACAGCAATGCCAAGTATGCACACACGTCGACACTTGATCAACTGGAATCACAGTGTCAATAAAATATGCTAAATAGAGCTTATTATATTGACATTATAACTCCAGTGAATCAAGTGTCAACACTCACACTTGGCGGTGGAACAGAGCTGAGACAATCCTAAACAGAATATTTGTATCGAAAGTTAAGTCAGAGAGAATCTTGAAGTGTTCAGCGATGGTTGTGTATATATTAAATTTAATTCCTAAAGATCTTTTTCAATCCTTTCTGCCAGCAAACATCTTTGCTTCAGTGCTTTTGTGCAAAAACATAGAATCAGCTctctcagctctgcagctgacCCTGACCTCTAGCTGCCCTGTTGAATGGGACTACAGAAGACATGATGTGAATTACATGACTTTCTGCCTCCACAGAGCACGTTTAATTCCCCCTCACAGTCGAGAAAATGCTCATATTTTCAAATATGTATCTGTACTCTGCACAGCCAGACGACTGTGCCTTAATCTCACTGTTAATATACAGAATTCTGTTACACAGGATTAACAAACAACTATTAAAGTGCTGATGAGCCAAAGGGGAAACAGAGTGCATGCAGTCAAACCGAAGCCTCGGATGTAACACCCCTCTTTGTCTTACATACCACACTGTCAGGCTGTCTGCTATATCGGGATGTTGACATCTGGATCAGGATGTGTTACCTAACCTGTATTGTGTCTGTACATATGTGCACGTCCCCGAGGTCACAGGGCGTTCCAGGGTAAATAGTGAATGCACAGGCACACATCCTTATCATCTACACAAACGCCTGTGGGTTTCTTCACTTCtcagacctacacacacacacacatacacaatatgCAAGCATGCATCCTCTTGGTGTTTCAAGTTCAGTGCCTTAAATGACACTTGACCTCACCATGTGTCCACGTTTGTAGTTAAGACTCCCAAGGTGATGTCATTAATCAAAATATCTCTGGTGTAATAACGGGCTTTGTCATGGGTCTTTCCTCACTTTTCCTCTACACCTCCTCTGCCTTTGTTCCACTGTCATCTTTTATTTAAGCTGAAGATATTGAGTTTAACCAACCTGTACGTTTTTCTCCCACCTAAACAGCCTTAAATAGAGCTCCTGTAGGGGAAATAGCAACCGACAGAGCAGCGCTCCCTTTAGTTCCTGCAGTACCAAGACGTTTAGACACAATAATAATCAAGTATGGTAGATGCCATCTTCTCCACAGGAACTCTACTATATAGCCTCTTCTTGTCAAAGTAAAGTTACAGTATGGCAATGTGTGCTATTTAATACACATGATTCCTGTCCAGATCAAACCCCATTGCCAGGCAGCTCAATTACTATCAGCAAGTTGTCAAGATGAATGAAAACTAATCTAGAGCTCCAATATTATGGATTGACGCCTGTCCCTTTAGCATAAGGAGATAGCAAAATGTCAGCAGAATACAAAATGCAGTCTTTTCTGGCATCATATTTTGATTATGTGATAAGATGTGAAGATTTAGCCTGATTTAATAAAATAGTGGAATTTATGGCTTTAAAATGCATTATGTGTCGATAAAGCCACACACTCTAAGTAACAGAGAGTGAGGCCTGTCATCACACACATTGAAAATATGGATGGTAAAGGTGTAAGCCGATTTAAACACATCTCAGGGAAAACATGTAGATGTTGAATTTTCATCTTTTAGATGAAGAGCCTGTTTGTTCAGCAGCTCCTTTTGAAAAGCATTCTAAGAAAAAAGCATCACAGACTTGACATGCATCAGTTACTGGAGGTCACAGATGCTTTCCAAAGGCCTGGAAGTAGGGAAGTAAGTCCGTGCAGTGAACTGAGCTGAACTTGTTGCACTGAATGTCATGAGGGTGATGCTGCCTGCCTGCAGCTGGGCTCCTGATCACCTCCAGAACTTTCCCATGAATTATAAACAACTAACACGTGTTTAAATTATGACTGCAGCAAAGCTggccatttttacagtgtgtgtgtgtgtgtgtgtgtgtgtgtgtgtagttcatACTCTGTTATTCCTGTCGTTCTCGTTCACCTCCTCCGCGTTCACACCGTGCCGAATCATCAGCCGGACGATAGCTGCGTTGTTGGTGCAGCAAGCCTGGAAGAAGGACAGAGGCTCCGGGCTTTCCGGGGACGGAGTGCGCTCCGAGTCCGCGAACACATCATCCGGAGGATAGAAGGAGTCGTCCGAAGCGATGCTCCGACAGTCATCCAAGTCCTCAAAGTCCACTACTTCAAATTCTTCGTTGTCATCTTCGCTCCCAtcgtcctcctcttcgtcctcctcgcACGAGCCCAGGTAGTCCTCGTCGTCATAGTGGGACAGAGGCTCCTCAGGTATGGTCGGGTGGACCTGCCCGACTTTTTGCTGCTTTTGGAGTTGTTTAACCCGGACCGACGAGGCGCCTCCTCCATCCCTGTCGTCCGTGATCAGCACCATCTAACCCCCCGAGCCTAGGGCACCGTCCGCGGGGTAGAGCGCAGCCTGGCGCGGGGGCGCGATCATGGGACAGGCTGTCTCTCCACGACACAAACAATTCTTAGGTgccaaatttaaaaacaaaaaagttacaTCTCATGCGACTT
This portion of the Parambassis ranga chromosome 20, fParRan2.1, whole genome shotgun sequence genome encodes:
- the ankrd33ba gene encoding ankyrin repeat domain-containing protein 33B, coding for MVLITDDRDGGGASSVRVKQLQKQQKVGQVHPTIPEEPLSHYDDEDYLGSCEEDEEEDDGSEDDNEEFEVVDFEDLDDCRSIASDDSFYPPDDVFADSERTPSPESPEPLSFFQACCTNNAAIVRLMIRHGVNAEEVNENDRNNRTGLLVACYQGYVDVVIALSQCPFLDVNWQDSEGNTPLITAAQAGHITITNYLLNYYSGLDIERRNCHGFTALMKACMQGRVECVRSLMMAGASLNAKDFGRHLTAREWALFTGRYETAWVMTRLMERPRPQQFTEEYSLEWPPLASLVAKAQEPRGCLKRLSDTVRNVFNIANVTNPEDEGVIDHMVSVTTAMRSPFIALACHSVCPTSPPCVGKRSSAVPEIVRQQRAKELRSINPDRVETHLKLFQNSRVTLVAKNSADRRASLQVQSLVPRPRSSSLGMVAYNEALELRRTSLLPMHMVLRRSSVRPGFSIPKVRVSKAPTPTYEPEKIHRRSSAKDGGGNLLQIPKWRYKELKEERRKAEEAERRRLESVTKRHIAAGKRK